From Primulina tabacum isolate GXHZ01 chromosome 2, ASM2559414v2, whole genome shotgun sequence, one genomic window encodes:
- the LOC142528989 gene encoding putative WRKY transcription factor 32 isoform X1, with protein MEEGARRSSEASLAAENENSNPINEGEEIRGEATGEEDEQRLESGDNRNDCNVENYSSRESGESKAVELETLASVRLSERGSQNSDSTHNLSEVPVEYSLQPLLSVEELKDQVKAIHEEPLESITGQPAQVPIQHLIRPCDGSSKLELSPIYVTQSGSYIRSPSSAEQKVVPVENKRNPRVGDQDINSPKPKPFAAPPMLKASSDGYNWRKYGQKQVKSPEGFRSYYRCTFSDCCAKKIDCCDRSNSVIETVYRSLHSHDPPRKLNCITEIKAAQPIMPIDCSNDTTHSARCPSEPVPSTSSKETVLIIDQIPETKQQESSGSDETTEINFKDEQVDGPGCVNRQKRSSTSELGPISKPGKKGKFVVHAAGDMGISGDGYRWRKYGQKMVKGNPHPRNYYRCTSAGCPVRKHIEKAVDNTSAVVITYKGVHDHDMPVPKKHHGSKSAPLVDDTCDSMDNVKSIKMKPYQSQTQLSMDKESDLTNESMNPGGEKTLESAQTLLSIEFEIKPS; from the exons ATGGAGGAGGGGGCGCGTCGGAGCTCTGAAGCTTCTCTCGCAGCGGAGAACGAGAATTCGAATCCAATAAACGAAGGTGAAGAAATTCGAGGTGAAGCAACCGGAGAAGAAGATGAACAGAGGCTAGAGAGTGGAGATAATAGGAATGATTGTAACGTTGAGAACTATTCCTCTCGTGAGAGCGGAGAATCTAAAGCTGTTGAATTGGAAACCCTAGCATCTGTACGGTTGTCCGAGAGGGGTTCCCAAAATAGTGATTCGACTCACAACCTATCCG AGGTTCCTGTGGAGTATTCTCTGCAGCCTCTGCTGTCAGTCGAAGAGTTGAAG GACCAAGTTAAAGCGATTCATGAGGAACCCTTGGAAAGTATTACTGGTCAACCTGCTCAAGTCCCAATACAACATCTGATACGACCGTGTGATGGTTCATCAAAGCTGGAGCTGTCACCTATATATGTTACTCAGTCTGGTTCATATATTCGAAGTCCATCTTCAGCAGAACAGAAAGTAGTACCAGTTGAAAACAAGAGGAATCCTCGGGTTGGAGATCAGGACATTAACTCTCCCAAGCCAAAACCTTTTGCTGCACCTCCTATGCTGAAGGCCTCTTCTGATGGATACAATTGGCGCAAATATGGTCAAAAGCAAGTGAAGAGTCCAGAAGGGTTTCGGAGCTATTACAGATGCACATTTTCTGACTGTTGCGCCAAAAAGATTGACTGCTGTGATCGATCTAACAGTGTCATAGAGACTGTCTACAGAAGTCTCCACAGTCATGATCCTCCCCGAAAGCTAAATTGCATAACAGAAATTAAGGCTGCCCAACCAATTATGCCAATTGATTGTAGTAACGATACAACCCATTCAGCAAGATGCCCTAGTGAGCCAGTTCCATCCACATCTTCAAAAGAAACTGTGCTTATAATTGATCAGATACCTGAAACAAAGCAGCAAGAGTCAAGTGGTTCTGACGAGACCACGGAAATCAATTTTAAAGATGAGCAGGTCGATGGTCCCGGATGTGTAAACAG GCAGAAAAGAAGTTCTACTTCTGAATTGGGGCCTATTTCCAAACCTGGAAAGAAAGGTAAATTTGTTGTTCACGCAGCTGGTGACATGGGGATATCAGGAGATGGCTATAGGTGGCGCAAGTATGGACAGAAGATGGTGAAGGGGAATCCCCATCCAAG AAACTACTACAGATGTACATCAGCTGGATGTCCTGTTCGAAAGCATATTGAAAAAGCTGTGGATAACACTAGTGCTGTAGTAATAACCTACAAGGGAGTTCATGATCACGACATGCCAGTACCAAAAAAGCACCATGGCTCAAAGTCTGCTCCTCTAGTTGATGATACATGTGATTCCATGGACAATGTAAAAAGTATCAAAATGAAACCATATCAGAGTCAGACCCAACTGTCAATGGACAAAGAAAGCGATTTGACCAATGAATCAATGAATCCTGGTGGGGAGAAAACATTGGAATCCGCACAAACCCTTTTGAGCATTGAGTTTGAAATTAAGCCGAGTTGA
- the LOC142528982 gene encoding putative purine permease 5 — protein sequence MQQPLLMSEEEMEIPIEKSCNDEVRAFRAMAWDMYKSKPNMHWILLALSTAAMLVAFPASSLLSRVYYTDGGKSKWIISWVAVAGWPIPALFLIPSYFVLGVFPTPLDFKFTLSYVVLGFLSAADNLMYAYGYAYLPASTASLLGSTSLIFSALFGYLLVKNKINSSTINAVVIITAAMVIIALDSDSDIYGNVTKSQYIMGFIWNILGSALHGLIFALSELVFIKLLGRRSFHVVLEQQVMVSFFAFVFTTIGLIVNRDFQAMASEARSFKGGRSSYLSVLIWGVITFQLGVLGATAVLFLASTVLAGVLNAIRVPLTSIAAVILLNDPMSGFKILSLVITFWGFASYIYGNYPQK from the exons ATGCAGCAGCCATTACTCATGTCTG AGGAAGAAATGGAGATCCCAATTGAAAAATCATGTAACGACGAGGTTCGTGCCTTTAGGGCCATGGCATGGGATATGTACAAAAGCAAACCAAACATGCATTGGATTCTTTTAGCTCTAAGCACTGCAGCAATGCTTGTGGCATTTCCTGCTTCTTCCCTTTTATCTCGTGTTTATTACACCGATGGTGGGAAGAGTAAATGGATAATTTCTTGGGTAGCCGTGGCTGGATGGCCAATTCCCGCATTGTTTTTAATTCCTTCATATTTTGTCTTAGGAGTATTCCCCACTCCTCTGGACTTCAAATTTACTTTATCTTACGTTGTCTTGGGTTTCTTGAGTGCTGCTGATAACCTCATGTACGCGTACGGGTACGCTTACTTGCCTGCGTCCACTGCCTCTCTTCTTGGATCAACATCCCTCATATTTTCTGCACTCTTCGGATATCTGcttgtgaagaacaaaatcAATTCCTCGACTATCAATGCTGTTGTTATCATTACTGCTGCAATGGTTATCATAGCACTTGATTCAGATTCGGATATATACGGTAACGTTACCAAGAGTCAGTATATAATGGGATTTATATGGAATATATTAGGATCTGCTTTGCACGGGTTGATATTCGCTCTATCAGAATTAGTGTTTATAAAATTGCTGGGGAGAAGATCCTTCCATGTCGTTCTCGAGCAGCAAGTGATGGTTTCTTTCTTTGCTTTCGTGTTCactacaattggcctcataGTAAACAGGGATTTCCAAGCGATGGCATCTGAAGCAAGATCATTCAAAGGCGGTAGAAGCTCATATCTCTCGGTCCTTATATGGGGGGTCATTACTTTTCAGCTCGGGGTTCTTGGAGCCACTGCTGTGCTGTTCTTAGCTTCGACTGTGCTCGCTGGAGTACTCAATGCAATAAGGGTGCCTCTTACAAGCATTGCGGCTGTCATTCTTTTAAACGATCCGATGAGTGGTTTCAAGATTCTATCTTTAGTGATCACTTTCTGGGGATTTGCTTCTTACATATATGGAAATTATCCTCAAAAGTAA
- the LOC142529001 gene encoding uncharacterized protein LOC142529001, whose protein sequence is MVGTNLKAESMKLMDKRTAMEEEMNIIIQRLCAPPNGPGLSGNLLDSEGFPRADIDIPNVRADRRRLSELQNDHKDITDKINQNIQLLHSARLEQTAIVRDSGPTALDANVGTSLSVSNPIARDAFNAIDMDIAVSRPFAMIDEITEASPASEDGLQLGDQIVKFGNVEIGENLLQRLAAEVQKNQSQGMPLVVMRQGALITLTVTPRAWSGRGLLGCHFRTL, encoded by the exons ATGGTGGGGACGAATTTGAAAGCTGAATCAATGAAATTGATGGACAAGcgaactgcgatggaggaggAGATGAATATCATTATCCAACGCCTCTGTGCGCCGCCCAATGGCCCTGGATTATCCGGAAATCTTCTCGATTCCGAG GGGTTCCCGAGGGCGGACATCGACATCCCCAATGTGAGAGCAGACCGTCGTCGACTTTCTG AGCTTCAAAATGATCACAAGGATATTACTGACAAAATAAACCAAAACATTCAACTTTTGCATTCTGCAAGACTTGAACAAACTGCTATTGTCAGGGATTCAG GTCCAACTGCACTAGATGCAAATGTCGGTACTTCTTTGTCCGTTAGCAATCCTATTGCCCGAGATGCTTTCAATGCCATTGATATGGACATAGCTGTAAGCAGACCCTTTGCAATGATTGATGAAATCACAGAGGCATCTCCCGCATCTGAAGATGGTTTACAGCTCGGAGATCAAATTGTGAAATTTGGAAATGTGGAAATAGGTGAGAACTTGTTGCAAAGGCTAGCTGCTGAAGTTCAGAAAAACCAAAGTCAAGGAATGCCCTTGGTGGTAATGAGGCAAGGAGCTCTCATTACCCTGACAGTGACACCAAGAGCATGGTCAGGTCGCGGACTTTTGGG GTGTCATTTCAGAACCTTGTAG
- the LOC142528989 gene encoding putative WRKY transcription factor 32 isoform X2: MEEGARRSSEASLAAENENSNPINEGEEIRGEATGEEDEQRLESGDNRNDCNVENYSSRESGESKAVELETLASVRLSERGSQNSDSTHNLSEVPVEYSLQPLLSVEELKDQVKAIHEEPLESITGQPAQVPIQHLIRPCDGSSKLELSPIYVTQSGSYIRSPSSAEQKVVPVENKRNPRVGDQDINSPKPKPFAAPPMLKASSDGYNWRKYGQKQVKSPEGFRSYYRCTFSDCCAKKIDCCDRSNSVIETVYRSLHSHDPPRKLNCITEIKAAQPIMPIDCSNDTTHSARCPSEPVPSTSSKETVLIIDQIPETKQQESSGSDETTEINFKDEQVDGPGCVNRQKRSSTSELGPISKPGKKGKFVVHAAGDMGISGDGYRWRKYGQKMVKGNPHPRCTSAGCPVRKHIEKAVDNTSAVVITYKGVHDHDMPVPKKHHGSKSAPLVDDTCDSMDNVKSIKMKPYQSQTQLSMDKESDLTNESMNPGGEKTLESAQTLLSIEFEIKPS, encoded by the exons ATGGAGGAGGGGGCGCGTCGGAGCTCTGAAGCTTCTCTCGCAGCGGAGAACGAGAATTCGAATCCAATAAACGAAGGTGAAGAAATTCGAGGTGAAGCAACCGGAGAAGAAGATGAACAGAGGCTAGAGAGTGGAGATAATAGGAATGATTGTAACGTTGAGAACTATTCCTCTCGTGAGAGCGGAGAATCTAAAGCTGTTGAATTGGAAACCCTAGCATCTGTACGGTTGTCCGAGAGGGGTTCCCAAAATAGTGATTCGACTCACAACCTATCCG AGGTTCCTGTGGAGTATTCTCTGCAGCCTCTGCTGTCAGTCGAAGAGTTGAAG GACCAAGTTAAAGCGATTCATGAGGAACCCTTGGAAAGTATTACTGGTCAACCTGCTCAAGTCCCAATACAACATCTGATACGACCGTGTGATGGTTCATCAAAGCTGGAGCTGTCACCTATATATGTTACTCAGTCTGGTTCATATATTCGAAGTCCATCTTCAGCAGAACAGAAAGTAGTACCAGTTGAAAACAAGAGGAATCCTCGGGTTGGAGATCAGGACATTAACTCTCCCAAGCCAAAACCTTTTGCTGCACCTCCTATGCTGAAGGCCTCTTCTGATGGATACAATTGGCGCAAATATGGTCAAAAGCAAGTGAAGAGTCCAGAAGGGTTTCGGAGCTATTACAGATGCACATTTTCTGACTGTTGCGCCAAAAAGATTGACTGCTGTGATCGATCTAACAGTGTCATAGAGACTGTCTACAGAAGTCTCCACAGTCATGATCCTCCCCGAAAGCTAAATTGCATAACAGAAATTAAGGCTGCCCAACCAATTATGCCAATTGATTGTAGTAACGATACAACCCATTCAGCAAGATGCCCTAGTGAGCCAGTTCCATCCACATCTTCAAAAGAAACTGTGCTTATAATTGATCAGATACCTGAAACAAAGCAGCAAGAGTCAAGTGGTTCTGACGAGACCACGGAAATCAATTTTAAAGATGAGCAGGTCGATGGTCCCGGATGTGTAAACAG GCAGAAAAGAAGTTCTACTTCTGAATTGGGGCCTATTTCCAAACCTGGAAAGAAAGGTAAATTTGTTGTTCACGCAGCTGGTGACATGGGGATATCAGGAGATGGCTATAGGTGGCGCAAGTATGGACAGAAGATGGTGAAGGGGAATCCCCATCCAAG ATGTACATCAGCTGGATGTCCTGTTCGAAAGCATATTGAAAAAGCTGTGGATAACACTAGTGCTGTAGTAATAACCTACAAGGGAGTTCATGATCACGACATGCCAGTACCAAAAAAGCACCATGGCTCAAAGTCTGCTCCTCTAGTTGATGATACATGTGATTCCATGGACAATGTAAAAAGTATCAAAATGAAACCATATCAGAGTCAGACCCAACTGTCAATGGACAAAGAAAGCGATTTGACCAATGAATCAATGAATCCTGGTGGGGAGAAAACATTGGAATCCGCACAAACCCTTTTGAGCATTGAGTTTGAAATTAAGCCGAGTTGA